A genomic segment from Montipora foliosa isolate CH-2021 chromosome 9, ASM3666993v2, whole genome shotgun sequence encodes:
- the LOC137970125 gene encoding uncharacterized protein, with protein sequence MESFTLEGMFAYITETFFAGVIQSYQGQGLLEDTHLIQHEDHLEGFKRFNRNDTIFQEYDSPPQDDSNMAWKKSRPAKWWMSLWKAMKCVFCVQILGGIALGSIAIAILILDLNSVELCYDRQFHGNWSTLPRNIQAIIVTAETVEAYVIQLWAFLLISTMFDWYLVKKLNLLILNFLGAFCDTCYRQYLQVFGVYQKSWMSYPLNGLFLIIVLLNSILVGREIARSTETVRSRQLKKTITASSLLAAQLGFGIPIAFVLVYVLIPLYHGQNETYRAVIAGALPLVTAVPKVIVRLAAQRVDWLHPGDAHVLLSVLYIASAIVFRVMQADLSSLRLFILLSLAHGAVDLLERLTIVIRDYLWYFIYKKLKGDTTMLCAKNFRTPRSMRFVADMSIQLILGESTSLIAAVGFIQLYGFMYNNIDNTPSFPEMTQFFVRVSIALGIDFVFNSFSFWLQMSYLNIAVVRVWKKRWRKHLLVGFILTVVTLCYFTAHLFAVVRDKHSSGYKPSEVNCTGPFSRF encoded by the coding sequence ATGGAATCGTTTACCCTTGAAGGGATGTTTGCATATATCACAGAGACATTTTTCGCAGGAGTGATCCAATCATATCAGGGACAGGGGTTGCTGGAAGACACACATTTGATACAACATGAAGATCATTTGGAGGGATTTAAAAGGTTCAACAGAAATGATACCATTTTTCAAGAGTACGATTCACCCCCTCAAGACGACAGCAATATGGCGTGGAAAAAATCTAGACCGGCCAAGTGGTGGATGTCGCTCTGGAAGGCTATGAAATGCGTATTCTGCGTTCAAATTCTGGGTGGAATTGCTCTTGGTTCGATTGCGATCGCGATTCTTATTCTTGATTTAAACTCCGTCGAGCTTTGCTACGATCGACAGTTCCATGGCAACTGGAGCACTCTTCCGCGGAACATTCAAGCTATTATTGTGACTGCTGAAACAGTTGAAGCTTATGTGATTCAACTGTGGGCTTTTCTTCTCATAAGCACAATGTTTGATTGGTATTTGGTTAAAAAGTTAAATCTTTTGATTCTCAATTTTCTGGGTGCGTTTTGTGATACTTGTTACAGGCAATATTTACAGGTTTTCGGTGTATACCAGAAGTCTTGGATGTCATATCCTTTGAACGGCTTGTTTTTAATTATTGTCCTCTTGAACTCTATACTTGTTGGTCGGGAAATTGCTAGGAGCACTGAAACGGTGAGATCACGACAACTGAAAAAGACAATAACGGCATCTTCACTCCTTGCGGCACAGTTGGGCTTCGGGATACccattgcttttgtcttagTTTATGTTCTGATTCCTTTGTATCACGGACAAAACGAAACATACAGAGCTGTTATAGCTGGTGCTTTGCCCCTCGTTACTGCGGTTCCAAAGGTTATAGTACGTTTGGCAGCGCAAAGAGTTGATTGGCTTCATCCCGGAGACGCCCACGTGCTTTTGAGTGTACTGTACATCGCCTCTGCCATCGTTTTCCGTGTCATGCAGGCTGATCTGAGTAGTCTCCGGCTCTTTATACTTTTGAGCTTGGCACACGGCGCAGTTGACTTGCTAGAAAGGCTAACTATCGTTATACGCGATTATCTTTGGTATTTTATTTACAAGAAGCTCAAAGGAGACACCACAATGTTGTGCGCGAAGAACTTTCGCACGCCACGGAGCATGCGCTTCGTAGCTGATATGAGCATTCAGTTGATTCTTGGGGAATCAACATCTTTGATAGCAGCAGTTGGATTCATTCAGTTGTATGGTTTCATGTACAACAACATTGATAACACTCCTTCTTTTCCAGAAATGACTCAGTTCTTCGTTCGTGTTAGCATCGCGCTCGGCATTGACTTTGTATTCAATTCTTTCTCgttttggttgcaaatgtcTTATTTGAATATAGCTGTCGTGCGCGTTTGGAAAAAGAGATGGCGGAAACATTTACTTGTAGGTTTTATTTTGACTGTCGTTACATTGTGTTACTTCACTGCTCAtttatttgctgttgttagagaCAAACACTCTTCAGGATATAAACCAAGCGAAGTTAATTGTACAGGACCGTTTTCTAGGTTttag